The window CCGACCACTACTTCGCCACCGACCGCATCGCCGAGGCCGCCGTCGAGCTGGGGATCCGCGCCAACCTGGCGCCGACGTTCTTCTCCAGCGACGGTCCGGACGGCCGGCGTGCGGCCGTCGCCGCCGCCGTCGCCGTGCGCGACGCCGGGTCGCCGCTGCTCACCGCCAGCCTGGGACCGCACGCGACCTACACGGTCGACGAGGACGATCTGCGCTGGTTCGCCGACGCCGCGGTGGCGGAGGGGCTGCCGATCCACATCCACACCTCGGAGACGATCGAGCAGACCCGGGCCTCGCAGGCGAAGCTGGGTGTCACCCCGATCGAGGTGCTGGCCCGGACAGGGGTGCTGGCGGCGGGCGCCCTGATCGCCCACGGCACCGGCATCGTGGCCGAAGACCTGCCGGTGCTGGCCGAACACCGCGACCGGGTGGGTGTCGCCAGCTGCCCCAAGGGCTATTTCAAGGTGGCCATGCAGACCATGACCCCGGTCCGCGGCCTGCTCGGGCACGGCATCCGGGTGGGTGTGGGGACCGACGGCGCCGCCAGCGGCAACACCCTCGACGTCCTGGAGCAGACCCGGCTGCTCGCGCTGTCGCAGAAACAGCAGGAGCACGATCCCGGGTTCCTGACGACGAGCGAGGCGTTGCGGCTGGCCACCCGGGGCGGCGCGTCGCTGGCGCCGTTCGGCACCACCGGATCGTTGGACGAGGGTGCCGCCGCCGACGTGGTGCTGATCGACCTTTCGGGGCCGCACTGCCAGCCGGTGCACGACCCGTTGGCCACGCTGCTGTACTCGGCGCGCGCGAGCGATGTCCGCACGGTCATCGTCGACGGCGAAGTGGTGGTCGAGGATCGTCGGCTCGTCCGCGGCGACCTCGCGGAGATCGTCCGGGACGCGGCGGCCGTCGCACCCGAGCTCCTCGCCCGGCGGCCCGGGGAAGCGGTGCAGCACTATGCGCCGTGACGCTACGTAGTAGCTCATTCACTCTTTGATGTAGAACCGCTGGTCCGAGCCGGTCCGGATGTCCCTCGGGCACCGACACGTCGGCCGGCTCTCCCTAGTCTGGGTCCGGGGGTGGAACGAAGTGGCGGAGTCGATCACGACCGGCGGTGTGCTCCCGGGGGCACCGGCGGTCGGATGCGACCGGGACGGCGAGCCGGTTAAACGTCGCGCACCCCGGACACGGTGGCCGCACCGGGTGCCCACCGATGCCGTCGGGACCGCCGCGATCTCACCGGCGCTGGCCCGCCGTCGGCGTGCCGTGCGCGCGGTCGTCGCGGTCGGGCTGGTGACGCTCGCCGGGTGCGCCGCCGGCGGGGTCGACCCCGCTCGCGGCGCCCCGGCCACCGTGGCCGCCGCACCCGACCCCGGACCGCCCGACCAGGAGGTCTCCCCCGGCACCGTCACCGACGCAACGGCCGGCCCCGACAGTGACCTCTTGATCGACTCGTGGCAACCACCCGCCGACCTCCCGGCCACCGGCCGGGTGACCGCGGCGCCGATCCCGGGCACGGTGTCCGGGTTCGACGCAGGCGACGCCTGGATCTACCTGCCGCCGGCGTACGCGACCGTGCCGCGGCCCCGCTTGCCCGTCCTGGTCCTGATGGCCGGGCAACCCGGCGAGCCCCGCAACTGGTTCGACGGCGGCGACGTCGCCGGGACGATGGACGCCTACGCCGCGACGCACGCCGGGCTCGCGCCGGTGGTCGTGGTCCCGGACTGGCTCGGCACGTCCGGCGGGAACCCGCTGTGCGTGGATTCGCCGGGCACCGGCAACGACTGGACCTATCTCACCGTCGACGTCCACGACTGGATCCTGGACCGGCTGCAGGTCGCTCCCGACCCGGCCCGCTGGGCGGTGGGCGGGTTGTCCGCCGGCGGCACCTGCGCGCTGCAGCTGGCGACCCGCGACCCGGCCGCCTACCCGACCGTGCTGGCCTTCTCCGCGCAGGACCATCCCGTGCTCGAGACCGGCGACGACACGCTGGACACCATGTTCGGTGGGGACCGGGCCGCCTACGACGCCGTCGATCCGATGGCGCTGCTGGCCGACGGCACCTACCCCGCCAGTGCCGGCTTCTTCGCCGCGGGCGCCGACGACGCCGTCTACGGACCGCAGACGGCGGCGGTCTACGCAGCGGCCCGGGACGCCGGGATGGACGCGCGATACGCGATCCTGCCCGGCGGCCACGACTTCTCGTTCTGGTCGGCCGCGCTGGCGCTGACCGTCCCGTGGCTCGGTGCCCGGTTGGGGATCAGCGCGTGACCGCGCCCCTCGTCCCGGCGGCGGCACCCGGAACCGGCGGCCCGGCGGGCCGGCTCCGGCGGGGGCTGCACCGCGACGTGCCCAGACTGCTGCAGGCGCCGGTCACCTGGGGCTTCGTCGCGGTGTTCTGGGTGCTGGCGATCGTCACCGGGTCGCTGGTCCACGGCCCCCGGGAACGTGTCCTGCGCGACGTCGGCGCGAGCGTGGAGTCGTTCGAGCGGCTCCGGCTGTTCACCTTCGTAACCTCCGGCGGGTGGGCGCCCGGCCTGCTCGAGTACCTGCTGGCCACGGTCGCCGTCGTGGGCGTGGGCCTGGTCGTCGAACGTCACTGGGGATCGGTCCGGTTGCTGTGGGTGGCGCTGCTGACCCAGTTTCTCGGGGTGGCGCTGGGGCTGGCCGCCGCCGACGTCCTCGACCGCTGGGGCAGCGACCTCGCGTCGGAGATGACGGCGGACGCGATCGTCGGGCCGTGGCCGATGCTGGTCGGTGTCCTGCTCGCGTTCAGTGCGACCACGACACCGCTGTGGCGGCGACGGATCCGGCTGGGCGTGCTCGCCGCGGTCGCCGTGCTGACCCTCTACAACGGCTCGCTCGACAACATGCTGCGGGTCGGGGCGGCGGTGGTCGGGCTGCTGCTGGGCCGTGTCGTGCTGACGCGGTCGCGGTACCCCCGGACGCTGCGGTCGGCCCGCCGGGAGACCCGGGCGACCGTCGCGGTGCTGATGGCCGCGTCGGCGATCGGTCCGGTGCTGGTGGCGCTGAACAACCGGGCCGCCGGGCCGTTCATCGTGCTGCGCTACACCCTGGTGTCACCGCAGGTCGGCCCGGACGAACTGGACCGCCTGTGCCGGCTCGGGGTCACCGCGCAGCGATGCGAGGAGTACACCCGCCAGCTGCGTTTCCACGGGGTCGGGCCGGTCGTTCTGTCGCTGCTGCCGTCCCTGTTGGTGCTGCTGCTGGCCTACGGACTGATGAAGGGCCGCCGCTTCGCCTGGTGGTCGATGGTGGCGGTGCAGACCCTGCTGGCCGGCCTCGGTCTGGTGATGTTCCTCCAGGCGCTCGCCCACCGGCGGCAGCCGGCACTCCGGGACGCACCGTTCATCCTGGGCGGCAACACCCTGGCCCAGATCACCCCGTTGCTGGTGCCGCTCATCCTGGTGACGGTGCTGCTGCTGACACGCTGGGCGTTCGACATCCCGGCGCCGCGCGGCACCTACCGGGGTCTGGCGCGGCTGCTGGCCGTCGCGGTGGCCTCGCTGTTCGTGCTCTTCGTCGGTGCGGGTCTGCTCATCGCCGGCCAGTTCACGCCGACCCCGTCGGTGGCCGACCTGATCAACGAGTTCCCGCACCGGCTCGCGCCCCCGGGGTACCTCGGGCTGATCGGCCTGGACTTCGTCCCGACCACCATCGCCGGCACCCTGCTGTTCGAATGGACGGGCATCGCGCTCTGGGGCATCGCCATCGCCGGGGTGCTGCGCAGCTTCAACGCCAACCGGGTCGACACCACCGCCCGCGACGCCGCCGACGCCCGCCGCATCCTTCAGATGCACGGCCGGCAGGCGCTCTCGTACCTGACGATGTGGCAGGGCAACACGTACTGGTTCACCCCCGCCCGGAGCAGCTTCGTCGCCTACCGGGTGCAGAGCGGGGTCGCGATCACCATGGGCGACGCCATCGGGCCGGCGGCGGAGACCGCGGACGCGATGCGCGGTTTCGCGGAGTTCTGTGCCTCGCGCAGCTGGACGTTCTGCTTCTACTCCACCACCGGCGGTGCCAG is drawn from Nakamurella deserti and contains these coding sequences:
- a CDS encoding amidohydrolase; this translates as MSGSNVLVRSCQVLQLPDGGPGTVLPDHDLHLADGRIAAIVPTGTLPVPPDVRIVDGHGLLAMPGLTNGHSHLPMVLMRGAAEDVGIEEWFNDLIWPMEMNLTPDRVHAGARLAIAEMLLGGVTAVADHYFATDRIAEAAVELGIRANLAPTFFSSDGPDGRRAAVAAAVAVRDAGSPLLTASLGPHATYTVDEDDLRWFADAAVAEGLPIHIHTSETIEQTRASQAKLGVTPIEVLARTGVLAAGALIAHGTGIVAEDLPVLAEHRDRVGVASCPKGYFKVAMQTMTPVRGLLGHGIRVGVGTDGAASGNTLDVLEQTRLLALSQKQQEHDPGFLTTSEALRLATRGGASLAPFGTTGSLDEGAAADVVLIDLSGPHCQPVHDPLATLLYSARASDVRTVIVDGEVVVEDRRLVRGDLAEIVRDAAAVAPELLARRPGEAVQHYAP
- a CDS encoding alpha/beta hydrolase, with the protein product MPTDAVGTAAISPALARRRRAVRAVVAVGLVTLAGCAAGGVDPARGAPATVAAAPDPGPPDQEVSPGTVTDATAGPDSDLLIDSWQPPADLPATGRVTAAPIPGTVSGFDAGDAWIYLPPAYATVPRPRLPVLVLMAGQPGEPRNWFDGGDVAGTMDAYAATHAGLAPVVVVPDWLGTSGGNPLCVDSPGTGNDWTYLTVDVHDWILDRLQVAPDPARWAVGGLSAGGTCALQLATRDPAAYPTVLAFSAQDHPVLETGDDTLDTMFGGDRAAYDAVDPMALLADGTYPASAGFFAAGADDAVYGPQTAAVYAAARDAGMDARYAILPGGHDFSFWSAALALTVPWLGARLGISA
- a CDS encoding DUF2156 domain-containing protein, translating into MTAPLVPAAAPGTGGPAGRLRRGLHRDVPRLLQAPVTWGFVAVFWVLAIVTGSLVHGPRERVLRDVGASVESFERLRLFTFVTSGGWAPGLLEYLLATVAVVGVGLVVERHWGSVRLLWVALLTQFLGVALGLAAADVLDRWGSDLASEMTADAIVGPWPMLVGVLLAFSATTTPLWRRRIRLGVLAAVAVLTLYNGSLDNMLRVGAAVVGLLLGRVVLTRSRYPRTLRSARRETRATVAVLMAASAIGPVLVALNNRAAGPFIVLRYTLVSPQVGPDELDRLCRLGVTAQRCEEYTRQLRFHGVGPVVLSLLPSLLVLLLAYGLMKGRRFAWWSMVAVQTLLAGLGLVMFLQALAHRRQPALRDAPFILGGNTLAQITPLLVPLILVTVLLLTRWAFDIPAPRGTYRGLARLLAVAVASLFVLFVGAGLLIAGQFTPTPSVADLINEFPHRLAPPGYLGLIGLDFVPTTIAGTLLFEWTGIALWGIAIAGVLRSFNANRVDTTARDAADARRILQMHGRQALSYLTMWQGNTYWFTPARSSFVAYRVQSGVAITMGDAIGPAAETADAMRGFAEFCASRSWTFCFYSTTGGARDIGSSFGWPSVQVAEEAMLPLGSLTFSGKKFQDIRTAVSRAAREGISTRWLSFPEAPLDVSEQIAAISEEWMDTKGLPEMGFTLGGVDEIDDPAVRCLIAVDEAGLIHGITSWLPVYRDGAPIGWTLDYMRRRSEGFKGGMEFLISRAALQFQEEGAEFVSLSGAPLARMEQGRTPTALQRLLDATGHRMEPVYGFRSLLSFKAKFQPVYRPIHMIYPEAAALPRIGNAISRAYLPHLSLVDAVRLLRKLRPATPERARPATAAVDPARPAEQLAPRP